A stretch of the Bacteroidales bacterium genome encodes the following:
- a CDS encoding nucleotidyltransferase domain-containing protein, whose amino-acid sequence MRVDRQRVLKDLSHLLKSKFSDDIKDVVLFGSQASGKAHKDSDYDILIVLKQKADWEIEREISDVCYEIDLKYNIITDTHIIGESELLTLRGKQPIFVNALANGLHA is encoded by the coding sequence ATGAGAGTTGACAGACAGAGAGTTCTGAAAGATTTAAGTCATCTGCTGAAATCTAAATTTTCGGATGATATTAAAGACGTAGTGCTTTTTGGCTCTCAGGCTAGTGGAAAAGCACATAAGGATTCTGACTACGACATCCTTATTGTTCTAAAACAGAAAGCAGATTGGGAAATTGAACGAGAAATATCGGATGTTTGCTATGAAATTGATCTAAAATACAATATAATAACTGATACTCATATTATTGGCGAATCTGAACTTTTGACCTTGAGAGGAAAGCAACCTATTTTCGTGAACGCTTTAGCTAATGGATTACATGCGTGA
- a CDS encoding DUF4209 domain-containing protein, with protein sequence MNALAQYLKKIDESSYDCEDVRVINSEFQKICKFFFEEGKHDIAAIADLDRQVFSVQKSFDKKNDNEKGIIKGLSWQMSGIQTLEDGSQIPLYWPDVTKYTQQDFEYFEKRYNECKNLYAKTEYGLMVYFGQKTTTSKRNDFKRQLCNELFQLSKDYHTKADKGGEKNHYVIHFFHSLRMAFGVAEKSNLEPELTNIIKYIFKTHQDWDVTREGTLRILLDLSGLLSDYFGLSNKLIDFQKILDKNLEGAKELEKTYAWGAMYAIDRNITIEQKRNKPVVYLLNCKAKLYEKLATDAESKANLACVNFAENALRIYQQIKLTDDISRLEKYYAELRGKFRLSVIKQGLPKEYADNMNERILKTVAENDEKGIIHHFITSPWYDKIQNIKDRSIELSSQTVLLSMLPTSIMDKFGNTVDVFYTDEEKEKFNFWNSYTFNFQVGTQTMHRFFIEAYKAKKIDYASVLFYLEGTWFNEVIVRNYHGQKVDVKPIDTLKPGLKRVFEELDKFFADNNYQCDFVTITDSLTLKVEGLLRYFCEKIGVATFKTRQKGSDKLVMEKLLDDLLAGISPEQKTNFDEEDRILIKYVLAEKAGLNLRNAVAHSLMDVFEYSFEHIVILFCIIIKLSKYKFIEIKGENNNGNSSE encoded by the coding sequence ATGAATGCACTTGCACAATATTTAAAAAAAATTGATGAGAGTTCTTATGATTGTGAGGATGTACGTGTTATCAATTCTGAATTTCAGAAGATTTGTAAATTTTTTTTTGAAGAGGGCAAACACGATATTGCAGCAATTGCTGACCTTGACAGACAGGTTTTTTCAGTACAAAAATCTTTTGATAAAAAAAACGATAATGAAAAAGGAATTATTAAAGGATTAAGTTGGCAAATGAGTGGCATTCAAACTCTAGAGGATGGAAGCCAAATACCTCTTTACTGGCCTGATGTTACTAAATATACCCAGCAAGATTTTGAATATTTCGAAAAACGATACAATGAATGCAAGAATCTTTATGCAAAAACAGAATATGGTTTAATGGTTTACTTTGGTCAGAAAACAACCACTTCAAAACGTAATGATTTTAAACGTCAACTTTGTAATGAGTTATTTCAACTTAGTAAAGATTATCACACCAAAGCAGATAAAGGCGGTGAAAAGAATCATTACGTTATACACTTTTTTCATTCACTTCGAATGGCATTTGGCGTTGCAGAGAAATCAAATCTTGAACCCGAACTTACAAATATAATAAAGTATATTTTTAAAACTCATCAGGATTGGGATGTGACAAGAGAGGGTACTCTACGTATTTTACTTGATCTTTCCGGTTTATTGTCTGATTATTTTGGTTTATCAAATAAATTAATAGACTTTCAGAAAATACTTGATAAAAACTTGGAAGGTGCAAAAGAACTTGAAAAAACCTATGCTTGGGGTGCTATGTATGCCATTGATCGTAATATTACTATTGAACAAAAAAGAAATAAACCAGTTGTCTACTTATTAAATTGCAAAGCGAAATTATATGAAAAACTTGCAACTGATGCAGAAAGTAAAGCTAATCTTGCTTGCGTGAATTTTGCGGAAAATGCACTTCGCATCTATCAACAGATTAAACTTACTGATGACATTAGTAGATTAGAAAAATATTATGCTGAATTAAGAGGAAAGTTTCGCTTGTCGGTAATAAAGCAGGGATTACCAAAGGAATATGCAGATAATATGAATGAGCGTATTTTAAAAACTGTTGCCGAAAACGATGAAAAAGGCATAATTCATCATTTCATTACATCGCCTTGGTACGATAAAATTCAAAATATTAAAGATCGTTCTATTGAGTTAAGTAGCCAAACTGTTTTGCTCTCCATGTTACCAACTTCAATTATGGATAAGTTTGGCAATACTGTTGATGTATTTTATACAGATGAAGAAAAAGAAAAATTCAATTTTTGGAATTCATATACATTTAACTTTCAAGTTGGTACACAAACCATGCATAGGTTTTTTATCGAAGCTTATAAAGCCAAAAAAATAGATTATGCTTCCGTTCTATTTTATTTAGAAGGCACATGGTTTAATGAAGTTATTGTTAGAAATTATCATGGACAAAAAGTAGATGTAAAACCAATTGATACATTAAAACCTGGACTTAAAAGAGTTTTTGAAGAACTCGATAAATTCTTTGCTGACAATAATTATCAATGTGATTTTGTTACTATAACCGATAGTTTAACTTTAAAAGTTGAGGGACTTTTACGTTATTTTTGTGAAAAAATCGGAGTCGCAACATTTAAAACAAGGCAAAAAGGTTCTGATAAATTGGTGATGGAAAAATTACTTGATGATTTATTGGCAGGCATTTCACCTGAACAGAAAACTAATTTTGACGAGGAGGACAGAATATTAATTAAATATGTGCTAGCAGAGAAGGCAGGTTTAAATTTAAGAAATGCAGTTGCTCATAGTTTGATGGATGTTTTTGAATATTCTTTTGAACATATTGTGATTCTTTTCTGTATCATTATTAAATTAAGTAAGTATAAATTTATTGAAATAAAAGGAGAAAACAACAATGGTAACAGTAGTGAATGA